A single genomic interval of uncultured Desulfobulbus sp. harbors:
- a CDS encoding helix-turn-helix transcriptional regulator, with protein sequence MTLGGRIRLVRNGLSQKEFSDKFGVAVSTLRRYETDIVPPGADFLLAICDCYKVSSSWLLAGEGPMRKDQAAENESMPVKEEAERQLRGNTPGRCNVCIIEDPIITDLKLWLNEIVSKDPDSLAWFRVELQDKLPKFKAWREKKRTADTFEDYKLA encoded by the coding sequence ATGACTCTCGGGGGAAGGATAAGGCTTGTCAGAAATGGTTTATCGCAGAAAGAATTTAGCGATAAATTTGGCGTGGCAGTCTCTACGCTTAGGAGATACGAGACGGATATTGTTCCGCCTGGAGCTGATTTCTTGTTGGCAATTTGCGATTGCTACAAGGTGTCCTCGTCATGGTTGCTTGCTGGCGAAGGTCCAATGCGCAAGGACCAAGCAGCTGAAAATGAATCCATGCCAGTGAAGGAAGAAGCCGAAAGGCAGTTAAGGGGAAATACGCCAGGTCGCTGTAATGTCTGCATTATTGAAGATCCAATAATAACCGATCTTAAACTTTGGCTAAATGAGATAGTCAGTAAGGATCCAGACAGCTTGGCATGGTTTAGAGTTGAGCTTCAGGATAAATTGCCTAAATTCAAGGCGTGGAGGGAAAAAAAACGAACGGCCGATACCTTTGAGGATTACAAGTTAGCATAA